Proteins found in one Artemia franciscana chromosome 13, ASM3288406v1, whole genome shotgun sequence genomic segment:
- the LOC136034445 gene encoding uncharacterized protein LOC136034445 has protein sequence MNTVYKYFAIGIPAFTAAVSVCWAMKKHKEVGEEILSEVGGEILSEVGGEILSEVGGEVLSEVGGEILSEVGGEVFSEVGGEILSEVGGEVLSEVGGEILSEVGGEVLSEVGGDILSEIGGEVLSEVRKLLGTLVINELPIW, from the exons ATGAATACagtatataaatattttgcaattgGAATTCCAGCCTTTACCGCTGCAGTATCAGTTTGCTGGGCTATGAAAAAGCATAAAGAAGTCGGGGAAGAAATATTGTCAGAGGTCGGTGGAGAAATATTGTCAGAGGTCGGTGGAGAAATATTGTCAGAGGTCGGTGGAGAAGTATTGTCAGAGGTCGGTGGAGAAATATTGTCAGAGGTCGGTGGAGAAGTATTCTCAGAGGTCGGTGGAGAAATATTGTCAGAGGTCGGTGGAGAAGTATTGTCAGAG GTCGGTGGAGAAATATTGTCAGAGGTCGGTGGAGAAGTATTGTCAGAGGTCGGTGGAGATATATTGTCAGAGATCGGTGGAGAAGTATTGTCAGAAGTCCGTAAGCTATTGGGCACACTGGTAATCAATGAGTTGCCGATCTGGTAA